The following are from one region of the Geoalkalibacter subterraneus genome:
- a CDS encoding sensor domain-containing diguanylate cyclase, protein MGETAEPQGQMSRREILQRVLSSDSLPTLPTVAAKLLSITSDEETTVREIAELISHDMSLSAKVLRVVNSSFYSLSSKVGNIQQAVTILGIQAVRSLVLSFSLLNLTRTPCRGFNHKIFWERSLASAVSARLIMGYLDESQREEAFVAGLLQNIGEMILAIEFPEDCERIRAMIDQGCEEMLAEQRVLGVDHAVLGQAIARKWGFPSSLVTPIAYHHKPQSYLSGNEAADRLNKVVHVSYLMAGIFYSDRPEVYHRRFVVESKKLLGLDPTLVDDIASRVHTEVNRVAGYFGMQVNIEHSVEEILQEANTRLAQINMTYEQMNRELTEAKMELHRLTRELQEKNRRLEALVNLDGLTGVYNHRYFQSTLRKEISRARRHAHPLSLIMADVDHFKGFNDHHGHQVGDFILREMCQVMTRVLREYDLIARYGGEEFAVVLPETDLDAALNVAEKIRLEVAESRFEQDGKTYQVALSLGVATLSPDDRATTSDELIGQADQALLQAKRKGRNRVLAFGEKNRWLDRIWPG, encoded by the coding sequence ATGGGCGAAACAGCTGAGCCGCAAGGACAAATGAGCCGACGCGAAATCCTTCAGCGCGTGCTGAGTTCCGATTCCCTGCCCACTCTGCCGACGGTGGCGGCCAAGTTGTTGTCGATCACCTCCGATGAGGAGACGACGGTACGCGAGATCGCCGAGCTGATTTCCCACGACATGTCGCTGTCCGCCAAGGTGCTGCGGGTGGTCAACTCCTCTTTTTACAGCCTGTCCTCCAAGGTCGGAAACATTCAGCAGGCGGTCACGATTCTCGGCATTCAGGCAGTGCGCAGCCTGGTTCTCTCCTTCTCCCTGCTCAACCTGACCCGGACGCCGTGCAGGGGCTTTAATCACAAAATATTCTGGGAGCGTTCGCTGGCTTCGGCGGTTTCGGCGCGCCTGATTATGGGGTATCTCGATGAATCCCAACGTGAGGAGGCCTTTGTCGCAGGGCTGCTGCAGAATATCGGGGAGATGATCCTGGCCATTGAATTCCCCGAAGATTGTGAACGCATCAGGGCGATGATTGACCAGGGATGTGAGGAAATGCTGGCTGAACAGCGTGTCCTGGGGGTCGACCATGCCGTCCTGGGGCAGGCGATTGCCCGGAAGTGGGGCTTTCCGTCTTCGCTGGTGACACCGATCGCCTATCATCACAAACCGCAGAGCTACCTGAGTGGCAACGAGGCGGCCGATCGTCTCAACAAGGTGGTGCATGTCTCCTATCTGATGGCCGGCATTTTTTACTCGGACCGGCCGGAAGTTTACCATCGCCGGTTTGTCGTTGAATCGAAAAAACTGCTGGGTCTTGATCCGACGCTGGTCGATGACATCGCCTCGCGGGTTCATACCGAAGTCAACCGGGTGGCGGGCTATTTTGGCATGCAGGTGAATATAGAGCACTCGGTGGAAGAGATTCTGCAGGAAGCCAACACGCGGCTGGCGCAGATCAACATGACCTACGAGCAGATGAACCGCGAGCTGACCGAAGCCAAGATGGAGCTGCACAGGCTGACTCGCGAGCTGCAGGAGAAAAATCGCCGTCTTGAGGCGCTGGTCAACCTTGATGGCTTGACGGGTGTTTACAACCATCGCTACTTTCAGTCCACCCTGCGCAAGGAAATCAGCCGCGCGCGCCGTCACGCCCACCCTTTGAGCCTCATCATGGCTGATGTGGACCATTTCAAGGGGTTCAACGACCATCACGGGCACCAGGTCGGTGATTTCATCCTGCGCGAGATGTGCCAGGTGATGACCCGCGTTCTGCGGGAGTACGACCTGATTGCCCGCTATGGCGGTGAAGAGTTCGCAGTTGTGCTGCCGGAAACCGATCTTGATGCCGCACTGAATGTGGCCGAAAAAATCCGCCTGGAAGTGGCGGAATCCCGCTTCGAGCAGGACGGCAAAACCTACCAGGTGGCCCTGAGCCTCGGGGTCGCCACTCTTTCGCCGGACGATCGCGCGACGACCTCGGATGAGCTGATCGGTCAGGCTGACCAGGCGCTGCTGCAGGCCAAACGCAAAGGGCGCAACCGGGTGCTGGCATTCGGTGAGAAAAACCGCTGGCTGGATCGGATCTGGCCGGGATAG
- the larA gene encoding nickel-dependent lactate racemase, with amino-acid sequence MTRCELKYGHEVFRCDLPGARILTPSVLPPRISAADLVREALAQPLGSPPLDQIVRPREKVTIVTSDITRYTGSEHYLPILVEQLNACGVADEDILVLVALGIHRKQSDAEHRKILGPLSGRIRILDHECDDPAELRLLGTTAGGMPVSVNRHVVETDRVIVTGTVGYHYFAGFGGGRKGLVPGVASRETCMATHFAVFNPPEVGGKHPRAVTGVLDGNPVHEAILEAARLVEPDFLLNTVLTPDKQISAVFCGGLEAAHLAGCELCRELYSVPLERPADLAVVSCGGYPKDINFIQAHKALDYGVNAVRPGGTLILLAACADGFGNKTFFDWFQYTDPASFEKALRSGYEINGQTAYSTLMKARSHRVILVSEFGPVETEKMGMEKARNLDEALHLAQSDLPENPFTVIIPDGGTVLPVTARL; translated from the coding sequence ATGACGAGATGCGAACTGAAATACGGACACGAGGTGTTCCGCTGCGATCTGCCCGGGGCAAGGATCCTCACGCCGAGCGTCTTACCGCCGCGGATATCGGCCGCTGATCTGGTGCGGGAGGCGCTTGCTCAACCGCTGGGCAGTCCGCCGCTGGATCAGATCGTGCGCCCGCGCGAGAAGGTCACGATTGTGACCTCCGATATCACGCGATATACCGGCAGCGAGCATTATCTTCCGATTCTGGTGGAACAGCTTAACGCGTGCGGCGTCGCCGATGAGGACATCCTCGTTCTTGTAGCGTTGGGGATTCATCGCAAGCAGAGTGATGCCGAACACCGCAAGATTCTCGGCCCGCTGTCCGGGCGCATCCGCATCCTCGACCATGAGTGTGACGACCCGGCGGAGCTTAGACTTCTCGGCACCACCGCCGGCGGTATGCCGGTTTCGGTCAACCGCCACGTGGTTGAGACCGACCGGGTGATTGTCACCGGCACGGTCGGTTATCATTATTTTGCCGGCTTCGGTGGTGGTCGCAAAGGGCTGGTGCCCGGGGTGGCGTCGCGGGAAACCTGCATGGCCACTCATTTTGCCGTGTTCAATCCACCGGAGGTCGGTGGCAAGCATCCGCGGGCGGTGACCGGCGTGCTTGACGGAAACCCGGTGCATGAAGCTATTCTGGAGGCCGCCCGCCTTGTCGAACCCGATTTTCTGCTCAATACGGTGCTGACCCCCGACAAGCAGATCAGCGCCGTGTTCTGCGGGGGACTGGAAGCGGCCCACCTTGCCGGCTGCGAGCTGTGCCGCGAACTCTACAGCGTGCCGCTGGAACGGCCGGCCGACCTTGCGGTGGTCTCCTGCGGGGGCTATCCCAAAGACATCAATTTCATCCAGGCGCACAAGGCACTGGATTACGGGGTCAATGCGGTTCGGCCCGGCGGCACGCTGATTCTGCTGGCCGCCTGCGCCGATGGTTTCGGCAACAAGACTTTTTTCGACTGGTTTCAGTATACCGATCCGGCCTCGTTCGAAAAAGCGCTGCGTTCCGGCTATGAAATCAACGGTCAGACCGCCTATTCTACCCTGATGAAGGCGCGCTCCCATCGCGTGATTCTGGTGAGCGAATTCGGCCCGGTGGAAACCGAGAAAATGGGAATGGAAAAAGCGCGAAATCTGGATGAGGCTTTGCACCTGGCTCAGTCTGATCTGCCCGAGAACCCATTCACCGTAATCATTCCCGATGGCGGCACCGTCTTGCCGGTGACCGCCCGACTCTGA
- the radA gene encoding DNA repair protein RadA produces MKPAKNRIKTIFVCQQCGGTSPKWLGRCPDCQAWNTLVEEKTAPARDSRAPTSSSRPQRLPQVAVTKEDRRRCGIGEFDQVLGGGIVAGSFILIGGDPGIGKSTLLLQAVSRLSEQGSALYVTAEESARQVKLRADRLGVSPRDVFLLAETSLEAILERVAELKPAFLVIDSIQTIFTAALDSAPGSVSQVRECASRLMQVAKGDGIPTFLVGHVTKDGAIAGPRMLEHMVDTVLYFEGDPGHPYRILRAVKNRFGSTNEIGVFQMKDRGLAEVSNPSELFLSERPDGAAGSAVVPALEGSRPILVELQALVSTTSFGTPRRTTMGFDHNRVSLLVAVLDKKVGLSLPAQDIFLNVAGGVRLDEPAVDLGVMAALASSHLNRAIPQRTIVFGEVGLAGEVRAVSHPDLRVKEAARLGFNRCILPAGNLKNLEAPPGLRLMGVKSAEEMLEDIFTPEENEK; encoded by the coding sequence ATGAAACCAGCCAAAAACCGCATTAAAACCATCTTCGTCTGCCAGCAGTGCGGCGGCACAAGCCCCAAATGGCTGGGACGCTGCCCCGACTGCCAGGCCTGGAACACCCTGGTCGAGGAAAAGACCGCGCCTGCCCGTGACAGCCGCGCCCCCACTTCAAGCAGCCGTCCGCAAAGACTGCCCCAGGTCGCGGTCACCAAGGAAGACCGGCGCCGCTGCGGGATCGGTGAATTCGACCAGGTGCTGGGCGGCGGAATCGTGGCCGGGTCATTCATCCTGATCGGCGGCGATCCCGGCATCGGCAAATCGACGCTGCTGCTGCAGGCGGTCAGCCGCCTGTCCGAACAGGGCAGCGCCCTGTATGTGACCGCCGAGGAATCGGCGCGCCAGGTCAAACTGAGAGCGGACCGGCTGGGAGTCTCGCCGCGCGATGTTTTTCTGCTGGCCGAAACCTCCCTTGAAGCGATTCTCGAACGGGTTGCGGAACTCAAACCCGCTTTTCTGGTCATCGACTCGATCCAGACCATTTTCACCGCCGCCCTGGACTCGGCACCCGGCAGCGTCAGCCAGGTGCGCGAATGCGCCAGCCGTCTGATGCAGGTCGCCAAAGGGGACGGCATCCCGACCTTTCTGGTCGGCCACGTGACCAAAGACGGCGCCATCGCCGGACCCCGCATGCTGGAGCACATGGTCGACACGGTGCTTTACTTCGAGGGCGATCCAGGTCATCCCTACCGCATTCTACGCGCGGTCAAAAACCGCTTCGGCTCCACCAACGAGATCGGCGTGTTTCAGATGAAAGACCGCGGCCTGGCCGAAGTTTCCAATCCTTCGGAACTTTTTCTGTCGGAGCGCCCGGACGGCGCGGCCGGCAGCGCAGTGGTTCCGGCTCTCGAAGGAAGCCGTCCTATCCTGGTCGAACTGCAGGCGCTGGTCTCGACCACCTCCTTCGGCACGCCGCGCCGCACCACCATGGGCTTTGACCATAACCGGGTTTCGCTATTGGTCGCCGTGCTCGACAAAAAAGTCGGGCTGTCTCTGCCCGCCCAGGATATTTTTCTCAATGTCGCCGGAGGCGTGCGCCTCGACGAACCGGCGGTCGACCTCGGCGTCATGGCCGCGCTGGCTTCAAGTCATCTCAACCGTGCCATACCACAACGCACCATCGTCTTCGGCGAAGTGGGGCTGGCGGGCGAAGTACGGGCGGTTTCGCACCCCGACCTGCGCGTCAAGGAGGCCGCCCGTCTCGGTTTTAACCGCTGCATTCTGCCCGCCGGCAATCTGAAAAACCTCGAAGCGCCGCCCGGCCTGCGCCTCATGGGCGTCAAAAGCGCCGAGGAGATGCTCGAAGACATTTTCACCCCGGAGGAAAACGAAAAATGA
- the moaC gene encoding cyclic pyranopterin monophosphate synthase MoaC gives MSDHLTHFDAEGRAVMVDVGGKTDTRRLAIAHGEIRMKESTLTRILDRDVEKGDVFAVARVAGIMGAKKTPDLIPLCHPLPIGSIQLDFTPRPGAGRVEIEARVSVDGKTGVEMEALTAVSTAALTIYDMCKAVDREMEIGAIRLMEKHGGKSGTFIRAREDAS, from the coding sequence ATGAGCGATCATTTGACCCATTTCGACGCCGAAGGCCGCGCTGTCATGGTCGATGTCGGCGGCAAAACCGACACCCGGCGTCTGGCGATAGCGCACGGCGAAATCCGCATGAAGGAATCCACCCTCACCCGCATCCTTGATCGTGACGTCGAAAAAGGGGATGTCTTTGCCGTGGCACGCGTCGCCGGCATCATGGGCGCAAAGAAAACCCCGGACCTGATCCCCCTGTGCCACCCGCTGCCCATCGGCTCCATTCAACTCGATTTCACCCCTCGCCCCGGCGCCGGACGGGTTGAAATCGAGGCTCGGGTGTCGGTGGACGGAAAAACAGGCGTCGAAATGGAAGCCCTGACTGCCGTTTCCACGGCGGCACTGACCATCTACGACATGTGCAAAGCGGTGGACAGGGAGATGGAGATCGGCGCCATCCGCCTGATGGAAAAACACGGCGGCAAAAGCGGCACATTCATCCGTGCACGGGAGGACGCATCATGA
- a CDS encoding 2-hydroxymuconate tautomerase family protein yields the protein MPYVNIKITKEGATAEQKARLIEGATQLLVDVLGKNPATTVVVIDEVETDNWGVGGESITVRRRTGQ from the coding sequence ATGCCTTATGTCAACATCAAGATCACCAAAGAAGGCGCCACCGCCGAGCAGAAGGCGCGCCTGATCGAGGGCGCTACTCAACTGCTGGTGGATGTGCTGGGCAAGAACCCCGCCACCACGGTGGTGGTCATCGACGAAGTGGAGACGGACAACTGGGGCGTCGGCGGTGAGTCCATCACCGTGCGTCGTCGCACGGGACAGTAG
- a CDS encoding YbfB/YjiJ family MFS transporter, with protein MTKKIIHPDEAARRAWQSFFILLGGMLGLVVAMGIGRFVFTPILPLMQRDLGLSHGAAGWLAGLNYLGYLVGALACSLAPARCGHRLVGIAALLASIATTFFMAMTQTLWVWGMLRLVGGIASALLFILISSEVADALARRRHLPWFGALYGGVGLGIALSGSLVPVFDKVGGWQGTWIGSGLIAVLLAALGVALGRRRGSVPAQAVATDSAGGRGKPLWPLAVAYFFEGLGYVVTATFLVAIVAAAPGMAHLAPYAWVAVGLAAMPSTLLWPRFARRVGTRFALLAAFALQATGILAGIGAESMLLVAFSAFSFGATFMGIVALVMAEGGRRMPFAQRRSAAVLTACFGIGQMLGPPAAGVLADLHHGFGLPLLLAALAIGVGAVFIALDRGFSDAPQP; from the coding sequence ATGACCAAGAAAATAATTCATCCGGATGAGGCGGCCCGGCGGGCCTGGCAGTCTTTTTTTATCCTGCTTGGGGGGATGCTGGGGCTGGTGGTGGCCATGGGGATCGGCCGCTTCGTCTTTACTCCGATTCTGCCCCTGATGCAGCGCGACCTTGGCTTGAGCCACGGTGCGGCTGGCTGGCTGGCCGGCCTCAATTACCTGGGTTACCTGGTCGGTGCCCTGGCCTGCTCGCTGGCTCCAGCCCGCTGTGGCCACCGGCTGGTGGGAATAGCGGCGCTACTGGCCAGCATTGCCACCACTTTCTTTATGGCGATGACCCAAACCCTCTGGGTGTGGGGGATGCTGCGTCTTGTCGGCGGGATCGCCAGTGCGCTGCTGTTTATCCTGATTTCCAGTGAGGTGGCCGACGCTCTGGCCCGTCGCCGCCATCTGCCCTGGTTCGGCGCCCTGTACGGCGGAGTTGGATTGGGGATCGCCCTGAGCGGGTCGCTGGTGCCGGTTTTTGATAAGGTGGGCGGCTGGCAGGGGACCTGGATCGGCAGTGGCCTAATTGCCGTTCTGCTTGCAGCGCTTGGCGTAGCCCTGGGGCGGCGCAGGGGGAGCGTGCCGGCGCAGGCCGTGGCGACGGATTCTGCGGGCGGCCGTGGAAAGCCCCTCTGGCCGCTGGCGGTCGCCTACTTCTTCGAGGGGCTCGGCTATGTGGTCACCGCCACATTCCTGGTGGCGATCGTTGCTGCTGCGCCCGGTATGGCGCATCTGGCCCCCTATGCCTGGGTCGCGGTGGGGTTGGCGGCCATGCCGTCGACTTTATTGTGGCCCCGCTTTGCCCGGCGGGTCGGAACGCGCTTCGCCCTGCTGGCGGCTTTTGCCTTGCAGGCGACGGGAATCCTGGCGGGTATTGGCGCTGAAAGCATGCTGCTTGTGGCTTTTTCAGCGTTTTCTTTCGGGGCCACTTTTATGGGGATCGTGGCCCTGGTGATGGCAGAAGGGGGGCGGCGCATGCCGTTCGCACAGCGCCGTTCAGCGGCGGTTCTGACCGCCTGCTTCGGTATCGGGCAAATGCTCGGTCCCCCTGCCGCCGGAGTCCTCGCGGATCTTCATCATGGTTTCGGTCTGCCCCTTTTGCTGGCAGCCCTCGCTATTGGCGTGGGCGCTGTCTTTATCGCGCTGGATCGTGGATTCAGTGATGCCCCTCAACCATGA
- the tatA gene encoding twin-arginine translocase TatA/TatE family subunit, producing MFGLGTQELIIILVLVLIIFGAGKLPQVGSALGKGLRNFKSGMKDDEDENSDKAERLEDGSEDKKG from the coding sequence ATGTTTGGACTGGGAACACAAGAACTGATCATTATTCTGGTGCTGGTTCTGATCATTTTCGGCGCCGGAAAACTGCCACAGGTCGGCAGCGCCCTCGGCAAGGGACTGCGCAACTTCAAATCCGGCATGAAAGACGATGAAGACGAGAACAGCGACAAAGCCGAACGACTTGAAGATGGGTCCGAGGACAAAAAAGGCTGA
- a CDS encoding DUF302 domain-containing protein, giving the protein MDKKLPYGFGKTVERPFDEVVERVRATLREQQFKLMSEIDVTRRFKEDMGMDFRRYRILGACNPHVAYKALSTEIDMGLLFPCNVAIYEESPGKTTVMAVDPVVVFGFNDSVSLQNLLVQIRDRLKLAIDKV; this is encoded by the coding sequence ATGGATAAAAAACTTCCTTACGGATTCGGAAAAACAGTTGAGAGGCCTTTTGACGAGGTGGTGGAGCGGGTGCGCGCGACACTCCGGGAGCAGCAATTCAAACTTATGAGCGAGATTGACGTGACCCGGCGTTTTAAGGAGGATATGGGGATGGATTTTCGACGTTACCGGATCCTGGGGGCGTGCAATCCTCATGTGGCTTACAAGGCGCTGTCCACTGAGATCGATATGGGGTTGCTTTTCCCCTGCAACGTGGCGATTTACGAGGAGAGCCCCGGCAAGACGACGGTGATGGCTGTTGATCCGGTGGTGGTATTCGGTTTCAACGACAGCGTCTCTCTGCAGAACCTGCTGGTGCAGATCCGCGATCGTCTCAAACTTGCCATTGACAAAGTCTGA